In the Syntrophus aciditrophicus SB genome, GGAGAACGTTCCGGAGCAGACGAAAGGAGCCGGATGTTTCATGTGCGTGTTGAATTCCGATCAACTGGAACCGGGGATGATACTGGCCGGACCGATCTTGATGAAAAACGGCATGGTCCTTTTCGGGAAGGGCACGGAATTAACGGAAGCTTACATTGAGCGGATTCGCAGTATGACCTTGAAAGGCATCTCCATTGTGGAAAGGGCGCCGCTTTACGAGTCCCGGGAGCAGCTCCTGGAGAAGCTGGAGGCGCGGTTCCGGCCTGTCGGACAGCAGCCCTACATGAAGATGCTGAAGCGGCTGGTTGAAGAGCGCATCCTGGAGTGCGATGAGCAGGAAAAAAAAGAAGATTCCCGGGGAAAGAGCGAATAAAATCGTGAGGATAAGCGGTGGTTCCGGTGCCGGATAATCCCACGGATATCCGTATCCTGCGCCACAGGATTGAAAAGATCGACATGCTGCCCACGATTTCCGGGGTTGTGAGGCGGCTCACAAAGGTTATCGGAAATCCGAAAACATCCCTGCATGAAATCAGCAGCTTCATCTCCAGCGATCCGGCGCTTACCAGCAGGATCCTGAAGATGGTCAATTCCGCCGTCTTCGGCTTTCCCGGAAGGATTTCATCCGTCACGCATGCATTGACGCTTCTGGGACTGGACGCCGTCAGGAGCCTTCTGATGGGGGTGACCGTTCTGGAGCTCATGCAGACTGTGATGGTCGGTCTTCGGGAACATTCCGTCGGATGTGCAGTGGCGGCGCGGTCAATAGCGGAAATCAAAGGCTTGAAAAATCTGGAAGAAGTTTCCGTGGCCGGTCTGCTCCACGATATCGGCAAGGTGATTTTCCTTCTGGAATTTCCCAAAGATTATAGGACAGTTATGGAGGAGGCGGAGCAAAAGGAGATTCTGGTCATGGAAGCCGAGAAGGCCCGTTTTTCCGAAACCCACGCGGCCGCGGGCCAGTGGCTTGCCGAAAAATTATTCTTTCCCGGAAAGCTGACGGACATGATCGCCTTCCACCACAAGCCCGGCTTGGCGAGAAGCGCGCCCCTGGAGACGGCCATCGTTCATCTGGCGGACATCCTGGTGAGGGCCCTGGGGTTCGGTTATGCCGGCGATGCCTTCGTTCCCGCCGTTTCCCCCGTTGCCTTCGAACTGCTCGATCTCAAAGAACGGGATATCCGGGAGGTTCTGAAGAGCATCGAGAATGTGCGGGCATCGGGGGAAGACCTCTTCTGGTAAACCGGTGGTAAACCGGGAAACCGTTGTCATTGCCGGCCGGAATCCCGCCGCCGCCCTTTCTTCCTCCCTATTCTTTCCTAATTCTTTCCCTTCCGGTTTCCGGATTTCCAAGCGGGTTAAAATCGAGAAATAAACCCTGTCTGCACCCGGTTTCGGGGATGAAATGTGAACAGCAGGTCGTTCCGGCGTTGACGCGGGCGTCAGGATGGGTTATGCAGGAGCGAAAAATTTTTCGAACCGGACAGGAGTTGAAGAATGATCGAATTTTTCAAAATGAGCGGAAGCGGCAATGACTTCATCCTGATAGACAACCGGGAAGGGGCGCTGTCTTCCATCAAGAATATTCCGTCCTTCGTGGAGGCGATCTGCCGTCGGAAGGTTTCCGTCGGCGCCGATGGTGTGATCCTCGTCGAACGGTCGCCGCGGGCGGATTTCCAGTGGCGCTTTTTCAACGCCGACGGCAGCGAAGTGGAAATGTGCGGCAACGGCGGTCGCTGTGTCGCCCGCTTTGCCTATCTCAAAGGGATTGCCGGGGAGCGGATGTCCTTTGAAACCGTGGCCGGACTTATCGATGCCGAACTACGGGGAGACGATGTGAAATTGCGGCTGACCGAACCTTCGTCTCTGCAGGCGAACCAACCCATTCCCGTTGGAGACGAAATCCTGACGGTGGACAGCCTCAACACCGGCGTGCCCCACGTCGTGGCCTTCGTCGAGGAGC is a window encoding:
- the dapF gene encoding diaminopimelate epimerase, translating into MIEFFKMSGSGNDFILIDNREGALSSIKNIPSFVEAICRRKVSVGADGVILVERSPRADFQWRFFNADGSEVEMCGNGGRCVARFAYLKGIAGERMSFETVAGLIDAELRGDDVKLRLTEPSSLQANQPIPVGDEILTVDSLNTGVPHVVAFVEELGGFDVFRYGRALRYAEAFQPAGTNANFVTVTSLHSLSVRTYERGVEDETLACGTGSVASALAAAARGLVESPVEVTVRSGERLKIHFERIDGAFRNVYMEGRVRVIYEGRLWEEAWQENGN
- a CDS encoding HDOD domain-containing protein, with product MPDNPTDIRILRHRIEKIDMLPTISGVVRRLTKVIGNPKTSLHEISSFISSDPALTSRILKMVNSAVFGFPGRISSVTHALTLLGLDAVRSLLMGVTVLELMQTVMVGLREHSVGCAVAARSIAEIKGLKNLEEVSVAGLLHDIGKVIFLLEFPKDYRTVMEEAEQKEILVMEAEKARFSETHAAAGQWLAEKLFFPGKLTDMIAFHHKPGLARSAPLETAIVHLADILVRALGFGYAGDAFVPAVSPVAFELLDLKERDIREVLKSIENVRASGEDLFW